The following coding sequences lie in one Rutidosis leptorrhynchoides isolate AG116_Rl617_1_P2 chromosome 4, CSIRO_AGI_Rlap_v1, whole genome shotgun sequence genomic window:
- the LOC139839448 gene encoding protein HOTHEAD-like, with translation MAINCNNNNNNLSLFIFLFCFCLASLIIPSQGDYKSWQTQYPFIRKSSSFSSPSPPSSSSSSSSTSSVRQKGYDYIIVGGGTAGCPLAATLSQKYKVLLLERGGVPFTNINVSLLANFHLTLADISPVSPSQFFMSNDGVYNARARVLGGGSSINAGFYSRASESYVKRVGWDAKLVNESYPWVEKQVAHEPVFEPWQRAVRNGLLDVGISPDNGFTYDHIYGTKVGGTIFDKYGRRHTAAELLSTANHQNIDVLIHAKVQKISFDTTGKKPRAVGVVFKDENGVQHEAFISKRRGSEVIVTCGAIGSPQLLLLSGIGPKADLQKLNITVVHDNKFVGKDMQDNPMNAIFVPFNRPVKQSLIETVGITKSGVYIEASSGYGQTKDNISCHHGIASAEIGQLSTIPPRQRTHEAIETYKRHKKDIPYEAFHGGFILSKISFPQSKGELKLIDTNVDNNPNVTFNYFSHKEDLKACVNGIRIMENLTRSKPFLNFTQCDSKTVNKLLNMSVTANINMIPKHTNDTESLEQFCKDTVITIWHYHGGCHVGQVVNADYEVMGVHRLRVIDGSTFSESPGTNPQATVMMMGRYMGIKIIRERSRKAKGGVRVW, from the exons ATGGCAATCAactgcaataacaacaacaacaacctctcTCTCTTCATTTTTCTGTTCTGTTTTTGTCTTGCCTCCCTCATTATCCCCTCTCAAG GGGATTACAAATCTTGGCAAACTCAGTATCCATTCATCCGAAAATCAAGCTCATTTtcgtcaccatcaccaccatcatcatcgtcatcatcatcatcaacatccagTGTTAGACAAAAGGGGTATGACTACATTATTGTAGGTGGTGGCACAGCAGGATGTCCATTAGCAGCCACATTGTCTCAAAAGTACAAAGTGTTATTACTTGAAAGGGGTGGTGTACCTTTTACAAATATAAATGTGTCACTTTTGGCAAATTTCCATCTTACACTTGCAGACATTTCTCCTGTTTCTCCTTCACAGTTCTTTATGTCTAATGATGGAGTTTATAATGCAAGAGCTAGAGTTTTGGGTGGTGGTTCTTCTATTAATGCAGGATTTTACTCCCGAGCAAGCGAAAG TTATGTTAAGAGAGTAGGATGGGATGCAAAATTGGTCAATGAATCATACCCATGGGTTGAAAAGCAAGTTGCTCATGAACCTGTGTTCGAACCATGGCAAAGAGCGGTCCGTAATGGTCTTTTAGATGTTGGGATTTCACCCGATAACGGGTTCACATATGACCATATCTATGGGACAAAGGTTGGTGGGACCATTTTCGACAAGTATGGTCGCCGACACACTGCTGCCGAGTTACTATCTACTGCGAACCATCAAAATATCGATGTATTGATTCACGCCAAAGTTCAAAAGATTTCATTCGACACTACTG GAAAGAAACCAAGGGCGGTTGGAGTAGTTTTTAAAGACGAAAATGGAGTTCAACACGAGGCGTTTATATCTAAGAGGCGGGGGAGTGAAGTTATCGTGACGTGTGGAGCCATTGGGAGTCCTCAACTACTATTGCTTAGCGGTATAGGACCAAAGGCCGATCTACAGAAACTAAACATTACAGTTGTGCACGATAACAAATTTGTCGGGAAAGATATGCAAGATAACCCTATGAACGCGATTTTTGTTCCTTTCAATCGACCGGTCAAACAATCACTTATTGAAACAGTCGGGATTACAAAATCCGGCGTGTACATTGAAGCGAGCAGCGGTTATGGTCAAACTAAAGACAATATTAGTTGTCACCATGGTATCGCTTCAGCTGAG ATTGGACAACTTTCGACGATTCCTCCAAGACAACGAACACACGAAGCGATTGAAACGTACAAAAGACACAAGAAGGATATCCCATATGAAGCATTTCATGGAGGTTTTATTTTGTCAAAAATATCTTTCCCACAATCAAAAGGGGAACTCAAATTGATTGATACCAATGTTGACAACAATCCAAATGTCACATTTAATTATTTTAGTCACAAAGAAGATTTAAAGGCGTGTGTTAACGGGATCCGGATTATGGAGAATCTCACGAGGTCTAAACCGTTTCTCAATTTCACACAATGTGATTCTAAGACCGTTAACAAGTTGCTCAATATGAGTGTGACTGCAAACATTAATATGATACCTAAACACACGAACGATACTGAGTCACTTGAGCAATTTTGTAAGGACACCGTGATCACCATCTGGCATTACCATGGCGGGTGCCACGTGGGCCAGGTGGTGAATGCGGATTATGAAGTTATGGGTGTACATAGGCTACGAGTCATTGATGGATCCACCTTTTCCGAATCCCCAGGCACGAATCCTCAAGCAACGGTTATGATGATGGGCAG GTATATGGGTATAAAGATCATAAGAGAAAGATCAAGAAAAGCGAAAGGAGGAGTACGCGTGTGGTGA